The Prionailurus viverrinus isolate Anna chromosome X, UM_Priviv_1.0, whole genome shotgun sequence genome segment GCTATCTCGAGCCACACAAGGGTGAGACGCGCGTGGCGCACCCCAGCCAGAAGGCCGTGCTCTGCAGCCCGGTGGCAGCCGGAGGCCCAGGACCAGCCTCCAGAAGCCGAGGGTGCAACGTCCGCGCCGCCCCCGCTCCACCCCCTCTGCGGTCACCGAGCTAGGGGTCAAGGGCAGAAGGTCCAGCTGGGGCTCCAGGAGCGGGAGATGGGAAGACCTGCTTAGACCCTCCACACTATGGTGCCCTTAGACCTGCGGAGGGGCGAGGGGCGCTCTCTCTTCCCAACTGTGGTCAGAGGCAGTGTGGCCCCTGTCCTGGAGTTGGCGAAGTCCTGTAGAAGTATCAAGGACTCTGAAAAATTGATAGCTGTGTTTCTACGGTGCTCTTAGATAAACAGGATAATAATAAATTACGCCAGTTGTGTTTGGGCTTGGAGATGGTCTCAGATTTTCCCAAGGCCACTCAGCTGCTTAGTAACTATGCAAGCTTCCTGACTCCTggtatagggttttttttttcttttttcactgcaTCACAGCCAAGACAGTGACCTAATTTTGAAGAGGGGACAGATAGGTAGTTAGACAGACAgacattgatattttttaaaaatatggttattttaatgtagttttaaaatacCATTCATAGCATGACAACTACCTGGGAAACATCTCCCACAGCCCCAGTTCTCTATGACAGCCACTCAGACAGGatttagaagaagaaaactgGCAGAAATTGGATGCTTGTTGGGGGAAGATGCAATCAAAGGAGAAGAGAatcaggtgggggtgggggaacaaagATGGGGAAGAggtagctgtcagcacagattgtGAGAACAACTTTATTCTAAAGGTTTCCTTCCTAGGCATCTGTCCAGATAGTTTGGGGGAGTGTCCCCATTAGTTCCCTGATGCCCAGTCTGGAGAAGCCCCAGCTGTGGTCTGCAGGTACAAATGCTTGATGGCAGAGTCttgtttccctccttctctctgttgtAGCGAatacattctgtgtgtgtgtgtgtgtgtgtgtgtataaaatgcaTATGCAAAAGAGCTTGAGGATGTCTGTGACAGTGAATGTGGGTGTCTGAAAGGGAGTGTGCCTCAAAGAGGGGGGCTTGGGGTGGCAGGGATGttgaaaagaggggaaaaacGAATCAGAGTTTACTGAAAACCCACAGCTGAGTAAGGGTCTTCTTAGTGCTAGTGGACCTGAGGAAATAGTCAATTCTTAATGTTCCTTAAAgtaaaaaaggagaggaaatggaTTTAAATTAGTGCAGGAAAGAATGACATTAGACCCATGGGCCTTTCTTGATAGTCCTTCAGATTCCTGACATTAAGGTGACCTCCAACTCGGCTGCAAGATCCCAAGGGCAGAAACTGGGGCTTTCCACTTCAGATGGCTCCCCACTTTCCTCCACCATCTGTGGCATGGATGGCTTGCACACTGTGCTTCAGAAGCCAAAGGTAGGGACTAAATCCCTTTTGTGGGCCAGTTATCTTTCATCTACATTTTGCAGCCTAGACTAGCCCCCattccctccacacacacagttGCCTTGCATCTCTGATCATCGAAAGACCTAGTGAAGAAACACCTTAACTCATCCCCTCCGAAAAGTGTGTGCTTCCTGCTGACAGGGGGTGAGTAGCCACCTTTGCTTTCAAAGGATGGTGTGAGGGCATTCTTCAGTGGGGATGCTGTCTGCCTCATTCCAGAGCACTTCTCAGTCTTCCTCTCAAATTtcactttcatatatatttggGGACAATTCCTCACCTTGGTGCAGCAATGTACCCTTTGGAGAATTATTTCATTCCACCCTgtcttttatttaatctttaccacAGTCATAGCTAATAGGTATCATGATTCTTGTTTTGCAAGGTGatggaactgaggctcaggaaagtgAGATAATTTGCTACAGGTCACTTGGTTGGTGAGTGTGTGAACTTACATGTGGcaaggctgggatttgaacccaagttccAGTCCATATCTCAGGACCTTTTCAGGATGGCATGCTGTCAGCTTGGGGGTAGGCTAGGATGAGGGATGCGGTGGGAGGAATACATAGGGTTTTTGGTGTCTTTTCCCTCTACCCACTCCTGTTCTCTATCTTTTGTAATAGTCCTTTCCtgagccttctctctctgtctctctctgtcactgtcactctctctgtctctttctttcatcatcatcatcatcatcatcatatttaCCTGTCGTATCTATCAATAGATTAATTGATCTATCTAATCTACCTTTATTACCATTTCCCAAGAAAAGTGTGTATAAATGAGACCTCAGAAATCCAGCCACCTTCTTAGGAAAGAATTCAGTCTCAGTTCAGACTGTCCCAGTCTCAGGCAGCAGCTGAACACCAAGAAATACCATGGTTTAGTGGGAAAGGAAAGCCTGGCCTGAGGATAGGTAGGGACAGCTGGTTCCCAGATCATATTCCTCCATGGTGTTTTCGTGTAACCTCAGGTAAGTCACAACCTCCTCAGAGTCCTAGTTTGttgttatctgtaaaatggggaaacataatacccacctccctccttcccaggggtTGTTATGAGAATAAAATGGCATGATTCATTTATCCATGAATCACGAAGAgctgtttctgttttaattacAAGACCTTTATGTTCTCTCAAAACCCTCGAAATTTATAATCCTATGATTCacccaacaaatacttattgaacacctactgtgtgctagggcCTAGAGATAATGGACATTTTGAaagcttttaagaaaatgaaaagcacaggacaagttagacatttaaaaaaatttacctcCTATTGATggaacatcttatttttttagtttttctgccacaacataataaaagcagcaaccaaaagagggggaaaaacagCAACACAGCTTGTGATGCCAGCGCCATTACGCACTCTGACACATCCTGCAGATAATAGTGGGAATATCTATATCTTGTTGTATTTGATGTCACATCACCTTGTTTACACTATCCTTTGGTATGTTTACAGCATAAAGATTGCCTCTCACCGTCCTGGGCTTGAGTTGTTTCTTtagtcaataaaatttaaaaagggcaTCCCACATTCTATACAGTGACTACCATACTTATTTTACAGAGATTGTAATTTGTGGTGGTTGTCTGCCTTCAGATGTGACCTCCCCTGGCTTATTGACTCACACTTTGATTATATGTCCATTCTTTTGATTTCATTAATTAGCTGTGCATTGTTTTGCAGCTATTAAGAGTAAAGGTGGATGGAGCAGTGGAAAGAGCCCCAGGACTGAGAAGAACTGGGTTCTTGTCTAGATTCTGCTGTCAAATTGCTGTGTGGCCTTTGGCAAacttgcatctctctctctgagcctcagttttctaaaCTGTAGAATGGAAGCTTTGGACTAGGTGATGGCTAAGGTCCTTTCTCTCTGTGATCCATTCTAATATACTAAGCAATTCCTGAAACATTCAAGAATGTGTGTCAGAAAAGCCAGAAGTTTCCTCAATATACTTTAACAGTACTACCTCCAGTTTATGAGCTTCGGCTATGGCATGATGAGCTGACTCCGCGTATAGAAGGGCACTCTCCCAAATTTAATTATCTTGGGGGCACCATCACAGCGTAGGATAAAATGAGCCATTTTGTTCATCACGACTGCAGCCTTTGCCAAAATGGAGGTTATGGGATAACAACTTAAAGGCTAACTCATTAACACTCAGAGATGAGTGAGGTAATGTGCCAGCAGACCAAACTGGtgctcaaatatttttatctggAGACCTGTATCTCTTTCCCATGTTGTGATACATTAACAGGGATGTCTTTATCGATTGTCACTGCCTGTAGACATTTGAATAACATAGACAATGCCTGTGGGGCACTCAAGCTCATGCACTATCAATTTCTCAAACTCTGAAGCGCCATCAAAAGCTTGGAGCAAAATTCTGATGGTGCCATAAAGTGCCTAGGTTATAGGAATTCAAATGATGGCATCCGTGAAGTCCCCTGCTTTTTTTTCGCATAGGTGTTTACTAGTGAGTGCTATGCCATCCCTAACTATTTGATGGGGACAGTGGAGTAAATTAGTCCTCCAGATTGTGAGGGCTGTGGATTTATGCCTAGCTGAAAGCATTCCTGTCCTCACAATGTCGAAGAGGGTGACCTTTCTGACGTTAatttgtttctccatctgtgCCATGCATTTCAGCAGGATGTGAGGAACAGGCCTGATGATACCCAAATGTGTTTCCCCCTTTTGTATTTCTGGAGACTtgctctgggtctccctctggtCTTTGTTCAAATTCTCTGTTTCAGCATCTGCTAATATCCTAGCCCCTCTACTGATCTACATACAATTAATTATGCTTTCTTTTGCCAGTGTCAGTGTAAAATTGGAtggtttgaaagaaaaagaaattttgagacATATAGGCATTTTGCTAATAATAATAGCATgaataatagcatttaaaaaattgatctaTGCAGTTAGTTTTCCTATTTTGtaagatgactttttttaaacTTGACCCTGAGGCTGTTGGAGACTGAAGAAGAAAGACCTATTCCCAACAGTCTCCCAAGATCTCTTTAcctgttttaatttaattcaaatttAGTAGAGCTTGAACAGAATAAGACTTTGTATGCATTGATACAAATTCTAATTTTATGTAATTACTTTTGAAACCTGATATTTTCTCGTAAACTCCTTTGCAAAGAACCTTCAAGATCAACGTTTTTATTAAAAACCAATGCTAAATATCACGCatgcattattcatttattctcacaCAACTGCTGAAATGGGTACTGcatcattttcccattttatatagGAAGTCACTGAAACTCAGAGAATTCAACTGAttttcctaaggtcacacagccaagatATTGTAAAGCTTGGCTTTGAACTGCATTCTATTTAGTTCTGACTCCAGCGGCCCCTGCAGATACATGTCTAAAGACTTTGTTTTTGCAAATGTCTTGAATTCTAGGCTGAAACTGAGAGGCCTtgctttcctcttctgtcttgTATATTTTTTGATGCCATGGTCACTTCAGGCCAGCCCTAAGGCATGctgaaaggggaagaggaagacacTTTGGAGCAGGAGAGGTCTCTTGGCACCTTGTTCCCTGTGAGGAGCCTCCTTTTGTACTCAGCTTGGAAAACCAAGCCTGAGGACAAGTATTCAAATCTCAAGaacctgtttctgtgtctcttttggTGTTGAAACCTGCttacttgccccccccccccgcccccatctgcTTCCTGTCTGGGCACACTGGCCTTCCTAACTTTACTTCTGTCCTGTATTCTTCTGGTGGCTTGAGAGGGTTGAAAGCAAGCAAGACAGTGTCAGTTTTGCTGGCAGAATAGCAGCATATGATTGCTCTTAAGTTTAGCCCTGTATCTTTGAGCAGGAGGGAATGACAAACGGTTTATTCTAAggcctttgatttccttcataATTGTAAGCATCTAGGCTGACTCATCTCTCAAaggcttttctctctgtctctctcttttttggctggtgttgttttgagattttcttatttgttcttaccttatttgggggggggggagagggataGATTTTCATCTTGGTTTCTGGGTAAAAGAACCAGCTATACTCTTCAGATGACCAGATCTGGTAAGCCTTGGCAAGAAGAAATAGCCGCAACTTCAAAGCAGGTACAAATATGCCTGaattggggaaagggagagggggagtaacctcaaaaaaaattaagaagagctAGGCTGTATGTGTCAGGATGAGACCCTTGGCTAATAGGGTCTGGACCAGCTATTGTGAATGGGGGATTGCTAGGGACTTAGTCTGGGACTGAGGTGGGTGCTGTGCATATGTCTTTGGTTAAAATGATCATCTTGTGGACAAAGTTTGGTGGTTGGGCTTAGGCATTCAGTTTGGGTCCAGGGAATGGTGCTTTGGAGTtgaaggagatttaaaaaatccacGCTAAGGATTTTTCCTCCTAGCTCAGTTCAAAAGCCATAGAAAGACTCCTCACCTTTTCTTATACTGCACTTCAGTTATCTGGTAAGAACTTATTTTTGATAAGCGTGACTTTGGCTATTAAGGAAAGTGGGCAAAAGAGAATTTTGGAAACAACAAGGGTGGGATTTtggtgggtttgtgggtttgtttgtgtGCTTGTTCTGGACAGAGCTCATTTTTATAGATTGTTGAATGATAAACGCCTACCTGCTTTTCCTCTGTCAAAGCCACATTACCTGATCTTTGGGATTTAAGCCGCCTACTCAActataatatatagaatattacCGTAAAACTCCATGACAAAGGGGAGCTCCAAGAAATGGCATGTGACCCCTTCCCTTATTGTCAAAAGGTTTAGTTCCCTATGTCCCAAATTATCTTCTCTATCAAGAGCCAGAATCCACACACTCACCCAAACTATAACCTTTGGAGCTGTCCTAAATTCTATCCTTCTTATTACAATTCCCCTAAGCTCTGTCAATTCTACCCATAGAATcctaccccagccccagccccagggacaCTGGCTTGTATCAGCATCTCTTTGCCTCTTGGCTGATCTACCTACTTCAGACTCTCTACTCAGACCAGGCTTTTCACTGCTCCCTGTGATTTTTCCAACTGCAGCTCtgactctgtccctctccacttAAAACCCTGCAGTAGTTCCCTACTGCCTTCAGGAGAAAGTCCAGTTCCATAATATGGCTTACAGGGCCATTCCTCAGTTCATGCCTGCTTATGCAGATTTATCTCCTAACATCCCCTTTCTACAGCTTTAAGAATATGACAACCTCTCTCCCATCTCTTTGCCTTTGCACAAGATGTTCTCTTTctggacgccccccccccccatctccaggCAGACTTAGATGTTTCCTCCTTTCTGCTCTCACAGTACTTTGTTTATATCTTGGCCATTGACTTCTCACAAGGTTTTGTAAATTGTTACCAACCTGTGTATCTCCTTCACTGCACTGTTAAATCTTTTATGAAAGGAGTAGTTTCATTTGCCCATAGTTGAATctttagtgcctggcacaaagtgagtaattaatacagattttttaaaataaatgaatgaatgaaagaacaaatgaggCCAGGATGTGCGGGGAAGAATGCTGTGTGGGGTCCAGAGAGATCCCCACTGGGGGATCCTATGCAGCCTGGGAGCAGCAGTATGGGATACTGGGCGCCATGGAGAAGGGACATGGAAAACAGGTTTGCCAGAACACTAAGACAAACTTCACTCTGATCACCAGTTCTGTGTTGGGAGGAGACTCACTAGAAATGGCCAAGAAAcgatgtttgtttcttttgatacAAACTGATGGTGTTTTCATGAAAAACATAATATACTCAAGTCTCACAATTTTTagtaaatagagaaaaatcaaaggcAAACAAAATCCTACCACTTAATAAAGATGCTGTTCATATTGGGGTGcatttctttcagtcttttatttttatgcagaTTTTCCTTCACATGGTTGTAATCATAATTAACACAATcctatattttgtatttgctgTTTAAAAGCTCTTTGTAAATATCACTTTAATGATTTCATAATTTTCCAGACTGTGGTCCTTCCATAATTTATATAACTAGTCTCATTACTGGGAtagcttttttcccctaaattttttCCTGTTATGGCTCATGTACATATGTTTTTGCCTGTCCGAAGGTAGATTTCATTAGGACAGATTCCTAGAAGGGGAATTACTAGGTCAAAGGGCCTGGGGATGATTTTTGGCTCCATACTTATGTGCCCCGTTTGCCTTCTGGAAGAGTTGTACACATTTTCAGTGCTCCTAACCTAAATGAATGTGCCCATTTCATCCAGCCTGGACAGCACAGAGTATCACCATTAAATGAACTCTATCAATGTTCTAATTAATTGAGGGAAAATATTACCTTATACCTGTCTCAATGTACATTTTACAATTGTGAATAAggttggttggttttctttttaatctcttttttccttcttttttctttcttttttccttactttctttttctttctgtctttctttctttcctcctcctcctcctcctcctcctcctcctcctttttcttcttcttctgcctaattaggttttctcttttctggacTATCGGTtcagggatgattttttttttaagttggttttttttcttcaaataagcaACCAGAGGCAGCTATGCTTGAGGGTGAAGCCGCCTCCCAGTTTTCCCTCCCCCTTTACCATCCTCCCCCCCATAGCTCCTTCCACCAGGTCCAGTGACAATTGGATGATGCAGCCTTGATATCATCCGATTCCAGAATGGGTGGCTGCATTCCTTTTCTGAAGGCAGCAAGGACACTGTGCCCCAGAATCATGCCCCCTTTGCTGTTGTTGTCCGCCTTCCTTTTTTTAGTGAACGTCCTGGGAGGAGCCCCAGGAAACAATCCGGACCGCAGAACGAAAATGATATCAATACACAGTCTGTCGGAGCTGGAGCGTCTGAAGCTGCAAGAGACTGCTTACCACGAACTCGTGGCCAGACATTTCCTCTCTGAATTCAAACCTGACCGAGGTGAGCCGGCCCCGGAGCGTGGTGTCCCCGCCTTCGAGCGAGCGGACCCCCGGGCAGGACGGGCCGAGTCTGGGGtccaggagggtgggaggggctccCGCCTGGTCTCGGCCCCGCTCGGTTCCCCTGGAGCCTGGACCACCGAAGAAGCAGGAGTTGAAGGGTTTTGGTTGAATTGTGGAAGAGGTCAAGATTAGTTGAGTTGGGTCGAAGCCTGGGGGCTTGAGGGGGCGGTCAGACAGGCGGAAGGCAAGGACAGACAGGTGGACAGAGGGCAGGTGAAAAGACTGACGCACCAGGTGCGGTGCGAGGAGTCAGAGCGaggaggaggtgcagagggacCCTTTGAGAAGGGACCAGGACGCACAGAGACGGCGTGCTCGAGAGACGGCGAGTCCGGGGAGATAGCGAGACAGCGAGAGAGACACGCGCCAATCCGGGCACAGAGCGGGAGGGCGGTGCGGGCGCGGGGAGCGTCGGCGGGAGGTGCGCTGGGAtcgctgcccgcccccccccaactcagCCGGCTGCGGGTGAGCCAGCGGGACGAAGCCCTGGATGGGGCCCGAGCGTGCAGGGGGCTGGGCGGCCCGGGGGAGGCGGGAAGGGGCGCACGGGCCGAGGGGCGCCCCCGCGGCAGAGAAAAGTgcgaggggcggggggcgcgccGGGCGCGCGCGGCGGCCGTAACCTGGGGACGCCACGCGAGGGACTAGGAGACTCCGCTGCGGGGGTCTGAGAGCGGGGACTGCGCGTGTCGCCGCTGCCGGGGCTGCGGTGTGGGGAGCCGACGGCAGCCCGGGCGCGAGCGCGACCACAGGAACTTGGCGACCCCTACTTGCCGCCGGGACGCAGGCGGAGCCCCTCCCCTAGCCTGTTGCATAGTCGCGGCGCCCCAGAGTCCGCAATGTGTATCTGAAGCCCTGTGCGGAGCTGCTGCTGGTGCGTGACACGGGGCGCGCTGCGCACGAGGCGCCTCCGATCCTCTGATTCGGTTAAATTCTTGGAGTCTCAGGGGTGGTAGATGGGCTTGGTCCCGTTGTcaaacggggaaactgaggctgagagaaagCAAAACACTTTCAGCGGGCAGGTCGGAGCTGTTtgctccgccccctcccccgcagaTCAATACATTGCGATGTTTTCATCATTTATCAAATCCTAtttgtgtgagtgtgcgtgtcttttctttttctcttcccataGCTCTACCTATTGACCGTCCAAACACCTTGGAGAAGTGGTTTCTGATTCTGAGAGGACAGCAGAGGGGTGAGGGGCTCTCATACTTAGGAAATAAATGGGgctttacccccccccccgccattgtGTCCCTGGCTACTGGAGACTCGGCGGTGCCCATTGCTTCTGGGGGTACTGAACCCCCCCAACCCCATAGGGGATGTTTTAGGAAATGGCGCACTCGCTGCAGACGCGGGGCGGTCCCAGCAGATTTCCCTAAGCCTTCCCCGTGGATCCACCCCAGACAGTCGCCCAGAAGAAACTGCCCTCATTGCTTCAAGGCTGTCACCCCCCTGGGAGGACCTAAGGCAGGGATCCCGAGCTCCGTCGGGGTAGTGGAACTGAGTGCTTCTGCCAAACCACTGCAGGGTCTTTTTGGCTCCCTCCCCAGGGAGGGGCGCGGCGGGTCTGGAGGGGTGGGGTTGGCTGCAGGCAGTTGCTTAGAGGAGCGCTACAGCCCCTGCACTTCCTCCTGATTTAAGCGCTGCGGAGCGTTGAcgtgtctcattctctccctgGCTCCCCAGTCGTATCACTCAAGACGTTTGGCATTCGCCTGGAAGAGGTCCTGGTGAATGAGCTTACCCGCCGCAAGCATCTTGAACTAACAGCCGCGATGCAGATTGAAGAATCCACTGGTCAGGCCTCGGGACGTCGTCGGGGAAACGTGGTGCAAAGGATGTTTGGCCGCATCAGGCGCTTTTTCAGTCGCAGACGGGATGAGCCCACCTTGCCCCGGGAGTTTACTCGCCGTGGGCGTCGAGTGAGTTGAACCCTCCAAGCAGTGGCCGTCCCTGAGGTGTCCATCGATGCAGGGCGGGAGGGTCAAGGCCTGTGacctcagagggagggagagctgaagagaacatgtgtgtgtgtgtggggggggtgtaaTTGGCTTCCCACGGAGAGAAGGTCTCCTGTTATGAATGTGACACAATCCCCAGGAAGGTCCAAAGTGACCCTCCTGCTCCCCCCCTTTAAGATAGTTTGGGTTTCTCCACAGGGGGCAGTGTCCGTGGACAGCCTGGCTGAACTGGAGGATGGGGCCCTGCTGCTGCAGACCCTGCAACTTTCCAAGATTTCCTTTCCGATTGGCCAGCGACTTCTGGGATCCAAAAGGAAAATGAGCCTCAATCCGATTGCTAAACAAATCCCCCAGGTTGTTGAGGCTTGCTGCAGCTTCATTGAGAAACATGGTAAGGGGGCTGAGAATGATGGTTTAATCAAGGTAGGAGGCAATTAAAGGGCAAGAATGGTGTTCTAGAAATGGGTAGAGAAAAGAGGACATAGGGTGAAGGGTGGGAACATTCCCCTGCCACCAGCTGGGGCTGGGATttagttggggagaggggaaatgccATGGGGAAGGGGACCAGAGATACTTAGCATCTCTTGGTCTTTTCTTTCAGGCTTAAGCACAGTGGGAATTTTTACCCTGGAATACTCAGCAGAGAGAGTGCGTCAGGTAAACTGGCTCTGTTTACACCTATGTTCCTTGAGTGAGGAAAAACAGGTGGGGGTGTCTTCCCCATAGATCTGAGTGGAGTTTCATGCCTGGTGGGGGGGATCAACGTCTTCTTTCTAGCCCCTCAGCCATGCCATATTGCCAGCCACCTCCACTGAAGCTTGAGACTTATGGAGGGAAATGCCAGGAGGGAGCATGTGATGGGCAGGGCAGAGGGTCCatgtcttctctcccttttttctagCTCCGTGAAGAATTTGATCAAGGTCTGGATGTAGTGCTGGATGATAATCAGAATGTGCATGATGTGGCTGCACTCCTCAAGGAGTTTTTTCGGGACATGAAGGACTCTCTGCTGCCAGACGATCTGTACATGTCCTTCCTCCTGACAGCAAGTGAGTCTTGTGCTGTCCCTTGTCAGGCAAGGAGGGGAAAtagtatggggggggggcggtagggACTGAGGTCTGGCTGCAGGACCCCAGAGAACTAAAACAGAGTAAACATCAGAAGATGAAAACACCTATCCAGATTGGTTTCCCTAGATCTCTTAATAGTCCATTGTAAGTCTATTGTTGGGAGATTTCTCTAGAGCTTCTTGAAGCTGTGTGTGTCCTCCCAGGGCAAAGAGGAACCTAGGTTCTGTAGAAGGGATCTGCTTTTGATGGGAGCACTTCTTGCTTTCAGGGCTCCTGAGCTCAAATGCTTTGGGAATGAGCAAAGACAAGATGCCTGGGTACTTCCTCCATAGCTCTTCTCAGTTTTCAAGCATAATCACATGTCTTTTGGTATCAGGCTGCTGTCAAGGCTAGCCCCCTGAGCCATCCACTGCTTTCCTTCTTCTAGCTCTAAAGCCACAGGATCAGCTTTCTGCCCTGCAGTTGCTGGTTTATCTGATGCCACCCTGCCACAGTGATACCTTGGAGCGTCTGCTGAAGGCCCTGCATAAGATCACTGAGAACTGCGAGGACTCCATTGGCATTGATGGACAGTTGGTAAAAACCTGTGGAGAATGGTAATGAGAGCTGTAGTAGGGGACATGTGTGGGAGTgtatgagagagacacagagacagacggTAGGAAGGCAACAAGAACAAAAGGAGACATTCATAtttgtgtcatttccattactgcCTCAGAGTCGATcactttctgctttcctttttgtaGGTTTCAGGCAACCGTATGACTTCCACCAACTTGGCTCTGGTGTTTGGATCTGCTCTCCTGAAGAAGGGGAGATTTGCCAAGAGGGAGTCTAGGAAAACAAGACTGGGGATTGACCACTATGTTGCTTCTGTCAATGTGGTCCGTGCCATGATTGATAACTGGGATATCCTCTTCCAGGTAAAGGGAGCTTTTGGACAAACTTCCTTCATAGCTTTCTCCTATTCACAAGGCAAGTGAGGGTCATACATGCATCCCTGACAGTAGCCAAAGCAGGCAGCCACTAAATCTTCCAGAAATTCCTCCTGCGTTCAGTGGTCATGGTATCTTCAGTCCTGGGTACCTGATAGAGAggagtataaattttaaaatgttgtgtaATAAAGGCTAACATTGCTCATTTTACCCTCAGGTGCCTCCCCATATTCAGAAGCAGGTTGCTAAGCGTGTGTGGAAATCCAGTCCTGAAGCCCTGGATTTTATCAGACGCAGGAATTTGAGGAAGATACAGTGAGTGTTTTCTTGGT includes the following:
- the ARHGAP36 gene encoding rho GTPase-activating protein 36 isoform X2 yields the protein MAWILDCLFASAFEPLPRRVNVLGGAPGNNPDRRTKMISIHSLSELERLKLQETAYHELVARHFLSEFKPDRALPIDRPNTLEKWFLILRGQQRVVSLKTFGIRLEEVLVNELTRRKHLELTAAMQIEESTGQASGRRRGNVVQRMFGRIRRFFSRRRDEPTLPREFTRRGRRGAVSVDSLAELEDGALLLQTLQLSKISFPIGQRLLGSKRKMSLNPIAKQIPQVVEACCSFIEKHGLSTVGIFTLEYSAERVRQLREEFDQGLDVVLDDNQNVHDVAALLKEFFRDMKDSLLPDDLYMSFLLTATLKPQDQLSALQLLVYLMPPCHSDTLERLLKALHKITENCEDSIGIDGQLVSGNRMTSTNLALVFGSALLKKGRFAKRESRKTRLGIDHYVASVNVVRAMIDNWDILFQVPPHIQKQVAKRVWKSSPEALDFIRRRNLRKIQSARIKMEEDALLSDPVETSAEARAAVLAQSKPFDEGSSEEPAVPPGTARSHDDEEGAGNPPIPEQDRPLLRVPREKEAKTGIGYFFP
- the ARHGAP36 gene encoding rho GTPase-activating protein 36 isoform X1 — protein: MGGCIPFLKAARTLCPRIMPPLLLLSAFLFLVNVLGGAPGNNPDRRTKMISIHSLSELERLKLQETAYHELVARHFLSEFKPDRALPIDRPNTLEKWFLILRGQQRVVSLKTFGIRLEEVLVNELTRRKHLELTAAMQIEESTGQASGRRRGNVVQRMFGRIRRFFSRRRDEPTLPREFTRRGRRGAVSVDSLAELEDGALLLQTLQLSKISFPIGQRLLGSKRKMSLNPIAKQIPQVVEACCSFIEKHGLSTVGIFTLEYSAERVRQLREEFDQGLDVVLDDNQNVHDVAALLKEFFRDMKDSLLPDDLYMSFLLTATLKPQDQLSALQLLVYLMPPCHSDTLERLLKALHKITENCEDSIGIDGQLVSGNRMTSTNLALVFGSALLKKGRFAKRESRKTRLGIDHYVASVNVVRAMIDNWDILFQVPPHIQKQVAKRVWKSSPEALDFIRRRNLRKIQSARIKMEEDALLSDPVETSAEARAAVLAQSKPFDEGSSEEPAVPPGTARSHDDEEGAGNPPIPEQDRPLLRVPREKEAKTGIGYFFP